The DNA segment tgcacatctcttccctctcttattcccacttttatatttaacagcaatcacttttcagttaagtttcaacacttgagaataactgtgtattgattacagtattcaaccaaaagtattaagtagaacaaacaaacaaaaaatactaagagggataacgtattaagttgttcatcaacagtcagggcgagggctgatcaagttactgtttctcatagtgttcatttcactttaacaggtttcctttttggtgctcggttagttgtcaccgattagggagaacataaggtatttgtccctttgggactggcttatttcactcagcatgattttttACTACCCagtttgcatgttttttttttttttaaatcattatttatttatttgaaaggcaatgttacacagagagagaaagagacagagagaaaaacatgtgccatctgttggttcactccccaaatggcttcaatggctagaactgggctatgccaaaatcaggagcttagaactcctcCTGgttctcccatacgggtggcaggggcccaagtacttgggacatcttctgctgtcttcccagacgcattagcagggagctgggatggaagtTGAATGGCTGggatgcatatgggatgccggcatcacaggcagcagcttaaccctgctgcaccacaatgctggccccagtattcatatttctgtgtctggcttatatTTTGTAACATAATATCcttcagattcatccatgttgttgcaaatgacaagatttacATCTTTTTCACAgcagagtaatattccattgtatttatATAGCAcgtctttatctattcatcagttgatggatgcTTAGCTTGTTTCCATTTATTGCTTAGTGTGAACAATACTGAAATAAATGTGGCAGCGCAGATGTTTCTTTAACAGACTGAGTTCGCTGGATATATACCAAGAACTgtaattgctgaatcatatggtagttctacttTTACTTTGTTAAGAAATCtccaattgttttattttttaatggtcatcctaatttttattactttatttagtAATTTATTCCTGTTATCTATTTTTGTCCTCcactcagttttttttaaagatttatttttttttagttgaaaggcagttacagagaggcagaggcagagagagagaggtcttccatctgctgattcactccataaatggccctaccagacagagctgagccaatctgaagccaggagccaggagcttcttccgggtctcccacgtgggcgcaggagcccaaggacttgggccatcttctactgctttcccaggccatagcagagagctggatcggaagtggagcagccaggtttcttACTTTTTatccttgttttttaaatatttttttttaattttgttttgacagagggagagggtggggagagagaggaagagagaatcttccacccgctggtttacttaccaaatggccacaatggccctcTAAAtctaggaccctggaactccatccgagcctcccttgtgggtggcagggcccaaaaacccaggccatcttctgctgctttcccaggcgtgatAGCCGGGagatgtattggaagtggagcagctgggacttgaatcagcgccaaTTTGGGATCTTGGCCTCgtaggcggtagcttaacccagtgcaccacaatgcctgccctgccccacctctTATCTTTAAGGAAAGGAGATTGCTGAatggtaggtttttttttgtatgtgaGTCTGACAGTAGCTTTCAGAATATCACTGCCTTCAGGATAACACTGCCAGTTTGCCCTCTGATGAAGTTTTATATATTGCTACATAGTAGATAAATGTGTGGGCTCTGGGGTCAGACAGTTTTGGGTTTGAATCAATCATCTGATGCTCCCCAGCAGTAGAGAAAATGTGTAAGATTTCTAGCCTCTGGTAGGGTTGTTGGGTTTACAGAAGAACAACAGGACTCCCAGTTAAATCTGAATTGTAGATAAACAATGAATGAATTCTTAGTGTAAATATGTCCAAATATTGCACAGAACATACTTACGCTAAAataatttgttgtttatttgcaATTCCAATAGTtaggcctcagttttctcctctacGGAGACAGCAGTCATTCTCAAATCGCAGATCTATCTCTTATGAGGATTAAGTGAAGAGCTACATATGACAATCTTAGCAGATTCTCTGAGACCGGGTAAGGTCTCAATAAAGACAGCCACAATTTTAATGACTTTTCTAATTGAAAAACCTTAGCTTTTGAACTGGATCATAACTTTCCAATCTCATGCTTTCTCCCCCATAAATATACCACGTGGAAAGTCCCTCATGTGATGTGTATTTAGAATTACCAAATGATCCTCCTTGTTCCCACTTGCTTTGCAGATCCTCTGGAATTCCTAGCATTAGAAATTTTCTCTCATGTCATGCTACTGTGTCTCCTGGTAGCGCTGATAAAGGCCGCAAGTTACCTGGAGCAAGAATGTAGCCAATATCAGTGTGGAATCATTTGCACTgtatcttaataaagaatggggtggggagggatgggGTATGTTTGTGATCACCACATCTGCATTCTTCAGTTCTAGCTGTGCAGTCAGCTAGCTATATGACTTTGAGCAAGTCACTTTACATTTATGGATCTTGATTTCCTCACTGGTGAAGTAATGAAGCTGAAATGGATCGTTCTTATTGATTTTTGAGTTCTGACGGTTTGTAACTTTGTGGAAAGGTAAGAGTGTAGGAAAAATTGGGAACAGAGGGAAGCAGTGTCATGCCCTCAACCTCTGGACATCTGAAGATGGAAAATTTATGCTGGGTGCGAGTAGAGTAAGGCAGGtgcatggaaagagaaagggtGTTGGGACAGGAGGTGGAGCTAGGGACACATTTTCCCACTTCCTAGCTTTTCCCAGGTCTGACCCCACCTGGCTGGAAGCCCCTGGTTGTAAGCATCTTTAACATTCACTGAGAACTTGATCTCATCCCTCTCTGGTCAGTGCCTTTGTGGCTGTTTCATGCAAATAATTCAAATAGCAATTAAATTATAGTGCTAATTTTATGCCAAGCATTATTCAACACATTTTTCATGTGTGCACTTTCATTCTTACTACATCCCTATGGAAAGTAtggggagtcttcaaaaaaagtccacaaaaaatgcatagtatgaaaaaactatacttggatttcaattttttttgcaccacaataagctTGCATTTTAAATCCatctttccatggactttttgaagtatccttgtacacTTATTATCCTTATTTTGCTACCCAGCAATGGAGTCACAAAGAGATTATTCATACGGTCCAAGATCATATAGCTAGTAAGTggttgagctgggacttgaaaccatatagtctttttaaaaatatttatttacttgaaagtcagagttacagagagagagagaaagagagagagagagagagagaggtgtcttccatcctctggttcactcccaattgtccgcaatggccagagctgcgccgatctgaagccaggaaccaggagcttcttgcaggtttcccacgcgggtgcaggggcccaagggctagggccatcttccactgctttcctaggccatagcagagagctggatcggaagtggagcagccaggtctcgaaccggcgcccatatgggttgccagcactgcaagcagggTCTttaccgctacgccacagcaccgaccccaccAGGCagtctttaaattaaaatatgtagctaaaaccaaaacaaaagcaGAAGCATATGGCTGATCTCAGAGGCATCTGACATTTTGATTAAAtgataatgttttcttttaactGCAGCTCACAGAGTCCCAAAGCTAGCTAAATGGTCGTTCTATGCTACTCCTGAATTGATTTAGTTACCAATTTAAGTAAGAAAAATCACAGTTCTCAGTGAAGAGTTTTCAATACCATTGTCTTTACTGTGTCATCACTTTCTTTGAACTCATGCATGATGCCTCCAGGGGCTTATCCAGACTTTGGACTTGCTCTTTGTTGCCACTTGGCCCTGCACTCTGGAGCTCAAATGTAGTATTGCCCTAGGTCTTACAAATCAGGCCAGTGCCTGGCCCTATTCCTGGTATACAGTCTAGCCCATCCTGTGTGCCTTACCACCCGATACTGAGTCAACAATGCAGCGGCCTATTGGCTCTGTCAATATTTACTTGCCTGGGAAGGAGAGATTTTTTAATAGCTTCCACTGACGCAAAACTGAGCTGCTCCTGACTCTCCACAGCACTGAACAAAGCTGATGTGCGTGCTTCCAGTCCTTCCATTACAGATGTGGCCAGAAGCTGCACGTAAAGATGAGGGACAGACTGGAGGAACTGAAGAACCAAGTACACCCGGGCAGAGACCCTTTGGAGTTGGATGACACCTTGGTATTTGACAACCCTGCTTTCGAGAAGAGTGAGGCCAACTCTATAGAGAAGTTTTTCCAGGAAGTGGCTGAGTTGTCCCTGGCACTGACAGAGCTGGAAGGGCTATCTGTGTCAATAGACAAGAAGCAGCAAGGTGTGCTGTGCTGTACTACAGAGGAGAGTGTGTTCAGGGAGAAGAATGACTTGAGCATCATGAAAGCCTCTTTTACCAGCCAAGCCCGGCTCATCCAGCCCCAGCTCAACACCATCCAGCAGGAGCTGACCACAGACTGTAAGTACAGGCGGGCTGAGCACCGCATCCGCCAGAGCCAGCTCGCTGTCCTCCTTGGCCGCTACCGTGGCATCATCAGCCACCACTATGCCTGCGAGACTCAGTACGTGGTCCGGCTAAAGGAGAAGATGCTGAGGCAGGCTGAACTAGCAGGCCTGAAGTTGCGAGAGGAGGACCTGGAGAAACTGGTAGCTAGCCCAGTGGCTCCTCAAATTGTGGGTCATGATCTAGATATTTTCAAGTCcaagcagggcctggctctggtcCAGGTGCGTCACCAGCAGCTTCTGGACTTGGAGTGTCAGATCAGTGAGTTGCATATCATCTTCCTTCAACTGGAGATGCTCATCTCAGAGCAGCAGGAGTTTGTGGACAGCATTGAATACAACATTTTGCAAACTCAGGACTACATTGAACAGTCAAATGAGACAGTGAAGAAAGCCCTCAAATATAAGCGCCAGTCACGCTTCTTAACACTGATATCAACTGTGGTAGGACTTTGTGCTTGTTGTACATGCTTATCTTGTGTGACCAGAGGACTTCATTGAACACAAAATAGGTCTGCTGGTGGTGTGAGCAGCAGCTGAAGAGCTAAGATACCACTTGCGCTGTTTTAGCGCATAACCTTAAGGTCAGCTTTGCCAATGAGTGCCAACACTGGCCTGTTCCCTGCAAGGTAGCCAGGCAGCAAATCTGTTCTTCTGTTGTGGGTTTGCTCAGTATTGtggcaaaaatatttgcaagactGGCTGCCTTCTGGAGCGCTGAGGCCCAGGAGTtagttttttcttctatttttttttcttttctttttcttcttttcacagCTGCTTGCTGTGGGTATCAGAataatcctttttctttctgctttccacTATTAGAACCGTATTAGTGATTAGTGAAAAGCTGTACACCCTTTTCTAGCAAAACGACAAGTGGAGGACCGGGGCATGTCACACCAGGACTTTGATATCATAAGGCAGACATATAGAATGTTGAGTTCCGATGTGAAAAATGACAGTTGGAAGGCCAGGATAGAGGCTGAAGACTGCTCAACAGGTATCAAGAATGTTGGGTTAGAGACTAGAGCAAAAAAGGGTTGGAAACTGAGGAAAAAGTCTGGCAAATTAAAGGACAAAATTTAGTCAAGTGTTCTGCATAAAAATAAGGACACCATCAGTAGGAATAAAGCCTGCCTTGGGGCCACTTGCTGTCCTCCTGCCTCCGTTCAGCTATCTTCATTTCATTCTTATCCTGGTACAAAAAATTTCCAGTGAGCCCATCCTGGAGGTTTTCAGCTGGTGCTGAGTGAAAACCACTTGTTGGAAGTACATGTGGAGGCAGAAAGTCAAGGAAGTTCTGGGACAGAGGAATTTCcctaatggaaataaaaaaaaatgaccaggaAACCAAGACTTACAAAGCTCTGCATGGAGTAGCTCATGCTCCTGTGGGTGTTTAGAAAGATGTCTGGAAGTTCTTTGCCTCAAGGACTGAAGAGGGACTAAAGGCCATGTGTACGTTGTGGACAAACCTGAGAGCCCTGTCTACTGTTTGTTGTAGAGGAAGCACCTTAAAAAACACTGGAAATACGTGATTTCATTCCTTTAAGGAACCGTTTTTTTACAGCTGTTTCTGAAAAGAAAGCACACATgtgtatttgcattttcctgtttcAGAAGCTGCAGCACCTTTAACCTCAACTTCCTTATCTTTGTCTGAATGCCTGCTGTTTTTTTATGGTCCCAATCAGGATACTGGAGTCATCAATGTTTTCATTGGTTTGGTTTTTATAACTCTGGTCCTACAGAGGAACTTGTCTCAAAGGATAAGCTTTTcataaaattagaatatttttagATTCTTTGTTCCCACACTTAAATGGGAAACAAACCCTGTATGAATGTGATATGTGACAATCAGTTTAGAAGGTAATAAATACCATTTGAAATACATCATGCACTACTTCAATTCTTGTTGAAGTTTCATTAGTGCACTTGCTAACAGATGCCTGTCATTCACATTTTTATGGAGGTTGACTCATAGATTTTTTTCACTCAAACAATGAACTGAGCTCTCAAAAATCTTTGCAATCTTGCTACTATTTTCTTAGACAACCTCTACtatcagaaatataaagtgattGATGCTTACACTTAGGTTATTTACAATAAAACGagtacattttaaacatttcattatGAAAATCTGTTCTCTTGCATTATGTGTGTGCATTTAGCCACAAACAGAATGGAATTCATGGGATGTTAATTCCTTGGAATGCTGGGTGATATttttcttgcagagtttccctgggGAGTTTTTTCCCCTATTTCCTTCTAAGTTTCTGTAAATTTTCATCTTTTATAGTTATTTCAGTGAAGATTATTATTGGACATTCTGCCACTGCCCTTGATTGAATGAATGGAAAGCGAAAAAAgggatgttttttttttctgttaccaGGAACTACAATTGTCTATGGAAAATTACAGTTTCTGATCATTTAAAGCTGTCTTTAGAATTTTTGTTGGGAAAAAATGTATTAGCAgcttgtgatgtgtgtgtgtgcatgtgtgtgtgtgtgtgtgtgtgtaggggaaaTGAGCATATAGAGATGTATTGCAGGAAAAGGGTACAGTAGTAACTGTGTACTTAAAACACATGAAAtacaagaataattttatttatatgttgtaATGTgccagaaaataattaaaatgatgcCTATTTAACATGCaatgatttttgaaatgttttataatgtTCTAATACCTATTAACTCCTTTGGTTCTCTCAATACTCCTATATCAGTAAGCCCAAGATTATTAGCTCCATTTTATGAATGAGTTAATCAAAGCCACACAGGAAATGGGAGGTGCCATAGAtactctctctcctcactgttttACAAATTAACCCAAAGATCACAGGCTTTAGTAAATGACAGTCTTGAGTCTGACTTATTGAATGTGTCAGAGCACTTAACCTAGGCTAACCATACAGAGGGCATGTGACCCCTGACTTTTGCTTAAACTGCTCTTTTCACAGGTGACTTCTTCAAAAGGCACACAGATTTCTATTCAAACTAGTTTTGGGCAAATATTAGCATGTGGCACCTTAACTACCTTATCAGTGAAGGAAAAGCCCAGTTTGCACTCGAAGCTTGAAAGTCGAGCTCTGCCTTGCCTTGCCCAGACTGCTTAAAATTGTGAGCTGCCCATGTCTTGGTTAGTGCTAAATGAATCATGTTAAATTGCTTACAAGCTCCATGGAGGACGTGAGGTAAAACAAGCAGCCAACACTTGTGGAGATGACTATGGAAGGTACCTGTGTGAGTGTTTAGGAGTCTTAATGGGAATAGgagtcaacacacacacatacacacacacacactgaccttATTATAGAAAGTAtatatgatttgtttttttttcttctttttttttaacttttatataatgaatataaatttccaaagtacgatttatggattacaatggcttcccccacataccatccctcccacccactaccctcccctttcccactccctctccccttccattcacatcaagattcattttcgattatcttaatatacagaagatcagcttagtatacattaagtaaggatttcaacagtttgctctcacacagaaacataaagtgaaaaataatagatgattttttttaaatgatgatgaaatcagatcagatctattgtcatgtttaatcccagtgagagtcaagttgggagttgataatttctttttttttttttttttttttttttttttttttttttttacagaggatcagtttagtatacattaagtaaagatttcaacagtttgcacccccataaaaacacaaagtgaaatatattgtttgagtactcgttatagcattaaatctcaatacacagcacattaaggacagagatcctacatgaggagtaagtgcacagtgactcctgttgttgactttaccaattgacactcctgtctatggcatcagtagtctccctatgctccggtcatgagtttccaaggctatggaagccctctgagttctccgattcttatcttgtttagacaaggtcatagtcaaagtggaggttctctcctcccttcagagaaaggtacctccttctttgaagacctgttctttccactgggatctcactcgcagagatcttttgccagagtgtcttggctttccatgcctgaaatactctcatgggcttttcagccagatccgaatgcctttagggctgattctgaggccagagtgctatttaggacatctgccattctatgagtctgctgagtatctcacttcccatgttggatcactctcccctttatttattccattggttagtgttagcaggtactagacttgtttatgtgctccctttgactcttagtcctttcattatgatcaattgtgaactgaaattgatcacttggaatagtgagatggcattggtacatgccaccttgatgggattgaattggaatcccctggtatgtttttaactctaccatttggggcaagtcagcttgagcatgtcccaaattatacatctcttccctctcttattcccactcttatgtttaacagggatcacatttcagttaatttttaacacttaagaataactgtgtattaattacagaattaaaccagtcatattaagtagaacagacaaaaaaactactaagagggataatgtattaagttgttcattaacagtcagggctatgctgatcaagtcaccgtttcccatagtgtccgtttcacttcaggaggtttcctttttggtgttgagtcagttgtcaccgatcagggagaacatatggtatttgtccctttgggactggcttatttcactcagcatgatgtgttccagattcctccattttgttgcaaatgactggatttcat comes from the Oryctolagus cuniculus chromosome X, mOryCun1.1, whole genome shotgun sequence genome and includes:
- the LOC100344356 gene encoding syntaxin-3, with the protein product MRDRLEELKNQVHPGRDPLELDDTLVFDNPAFEKSEANSIEKFFQEVAELSLALTELEGLSVSIDKKQQGVLCCTTEESVFREKNDLSIMKASFTSQARLIQPQLNTIQQELTTDCKYRRAEHRIRQSQLAVLLGRYRGIISHHYACETQYVVRLKEKMLRQAELAGLKLREEDLEKLVASPVAPQIVGHDLDIFKSKQGLALVQVRHQQLLDLECQISELHIIFLQLEMLISEQQEFVDSIEYNILQTQDYIEQSNETVKKALKYKRQSRFLTLISTVLHGGREVKQAANTCGDDYGRYLSKLETNVDKMGKEKDLVYVNPGQEDTSQAHDHYAYVYERLS